A genomic region of Deltaproteobacteria bacterium contains the following coding sequences:
- a CDS encoding LLM class flavin-dependent oxidoreductase has protein sequence MGNGSLDLGLGLRARHPSMLAAHSRQAEDAGFNHIWLYDSPRCAEPYVSMPYCAMATSRAVVGLAVTNLQTRDPTVVANSFATLAILTGGRVKFGLGLGDSAVKFLGRKPSSFDAFKESVEVVQGLLQGESVPYNGRRLRLPAVPETKPPLLLAAERPRTFALAGEAADGAIISPGGSTRFLRYAIGKIREGAARSGRDPDALYICAWTHCVVAETTEQALDALAPEVGRTLFKAALRIPHEVLGAPEPLLSPELRAHVREAVTRQDHEYEVARTLRSALGDDLFREMTLAGTPDDCARKIAELRAVEGLGQLIVNVYGQDREFALKALAACNA, from the coding sequence ATGGGAAACGGAAGTCTGGATCTCGGCTTGGGCCTGCGCGCGCGCCATCCGTCGATGCTGGCGGCGCATTCGCGCCAGGCGGAGGACGCCGGGTTCAACCACATCTGGCTCTACGATTCGCCGCGCTGCGCCGAGCCCTACGTGTCCATGCCTTACTGCGCCATGGCCACCTCACGCGCGGTCGTGGGGTTGGCGGTCACCAATCTGCAGACCCGCGACCCCACGGTGGTGGCCAACAGCTTCGCCACCCTCGCCATCCTCACGGGCGGCCGGGTCAAGTTCGGCCTCGGCCTCGGCGACAGCGCGGTGAAGTTCCTCGGCCGGAAGCCGTCGTCTTTCGATGCGTTCAAGGAGAGCGTGGAAGTCGTGCAGGGGCTCCTCCAGGGCGAGAGCGTGCCGTACAACGGCCGCCGGCTGCGGCTCCCCGCGGTGCCCGAGACCAAGCCGCCACTGTTGCTGGCGGCGGAAAGACCGCGCACCTTCGCATTGGCCGGGGAGGCCGCCGACGGCGCCATCATCAGTCCGGGCGGGTCCACGCGGTTCCTGCGCTACGCCATCGGGAAGATCCGCGAGGGAGCGGCGCGGTCCGGCCGCGATCCGGATGCGCTCTACATCTGTGCCTGGACCCACTGCGTCGTGGCGGAGACCACCGAGCAGGCTCTGGACGCCCTGGCGCCAGAGGTGGGCCGGACGCTGTTCAAGGCGGCGCTGCGGATCCCCCACGAGGTCCTGGGGGCGCCGGAGCCGTTGCTGTCACCCGAGTTGCGCGCGCACGTGCGCGAGGCGGTGACGCGCCAGGACCACGAGTATGAAGTGGCGCGGACGCTCCGCTCCGCCCTGGGCGACGATCTCTTCCGGGAGATGACCCTGGCGGGAACGCCGGACGACTGTGCGCGGAAGATCGCCGAGCTGCGGGCCGTGGAGGGCCTTGGCCAGCTCATCGTCAATGTCTACGGCCAGGATCGGGAGTTCGCGCTCAAGGCGCTGGCGGCGTGCAACGCGTGA